The following proteins are encoded in a genomic region of Microscilla marina ATCC 23134:
- a CDS encoding CHAT domain-containing tetratricopeptide repeat protein encodes MKKLLLLCYLCVVFSFTTYGQYHYQDARLTSNFSFREAQQLVTKGLFIQAIPHYQQAFKNFEQNKQPFSKLFCQVEKTFCWIKSSQYRKARELLQELESSTVAYPLLLGRVLEYQALLYQRQTRRRLDKALWCANRSLALRQKHFSTTKPKEVIRAYLRVAYIFSKKQRYIEALERIKKAAQLLQNHYSIYLDALMHHIQGLCYANMARLLTKGDQKKHKFSRTKGIKIYKRALELYKKALTPTHPKVGIMWGNIGSGWQMRHAEVHDSLRKVSAFGGNLSLINKACNPLIDSAFQSILKGVNILETNAVNSRFPLAYFSWYAGLVQGRTIRPNFAHGISLYQKALVHVMPGVYSTDIFAPPNLVKLALQENVDDLILSILCSKADYLVKHYAKSPQTRRKYLDLAWQSLEMLEKLLEKISVNTVLERDQLLLSQNISSYLNIRTRAFQQYQQILPKDTLQQMGERVLRVIEKRKKEALWKNIYSKVLRRKALLPVENQKKAVFLQQQAVFQARQVALSTPGTLERLQAMDSVSKYRTLLADHEEYLRQNYPAYRRLISQTTHLSLTKIQQQLLPHQALVSYTSNLHLVFVTTKNTLTFKNLTPGFEYIREHDKELRKKFNAFNNSLTNTQKGRERMTRNWAKTSHQLYQLIFKPVAKMLPQNITSLIILPSQSQYEAIPFEALLQAYDTTQKAQANIKQYSLINRYTIAYAPSLSYLQPQQNKTSQRQKSDLVAQFLAPIHFGKSQKAASNRGQMQKIRKLRHFSKVASLDSLPHTEREIQKCQEVLARKYGAKRIKTWKGARATESRLKTSLHQPTRIVHLATHAVSSTLSFELSKLFLYPESSKIDSLDGISYYGDIAGMRKATANLVVLSACETGVGLDIGVEGMLSLHRAFLQMGVPKVVHTQWAVHDEATAELMIKFYEYLSQGHKEAEALSLAKRYLLHNKIKSKGQTYATYPPYYWAAFRLTQQVFD; translated from the coding sequence ATGAAGAAACTCCTACTTCTGTGTTATCTATGCGTAGTATTTTCTTTCACTACCTATGGTCAGTACCATTACCAAGATGCAAGACTCACCAGCAACTTTTCTTTTAGGGAAGCGCAACAGCTAGTCACAAAAGGCTTGTTTATCCAAGCCATTCCGCATTACCAACAAGCTTTCAAAAACTTCGAGCAAAATAAGCAACCTTTTTCCAAACTCTTTTGCCAAGTGGAAAAAACCTTTTGTTGGATAAAAAGTAGTCAATACAGAAAAGCCCGTGAATTACTCCAAGAACTTGAAAGTAGTACAGTAGCCTACCCGTTGCTTTTGGGTAGAGTACTGGAGTATCAGGCATTACTTTATCAAAGACAAACCAGAAGACGTCTAGACAAAGCATTATGGTGTGCCAATCGTTCATTGGCTTTACGACAAAAGCATTTCAGCACAACTAAACCCAAAGAAGTAATTCGGGCATATTTGCGGGTAGCCTATATATTTTCTAAAAAGCAACGGTACATAGAAGCACTGGAACGTATCAAAAAAGCGGCACAACTGCTTCAGAATCACTATTCTATCTATTTAGATGCATTGATGCACCATATCCAGGGACTTTGTTATGCTAATATGGCCCGGCTGCTTACTAAGGGGGATCAAAAAAAGCATAAATTCAGCCGTACAAAAGGGATCAAAATCTATAAAAGAGCCTTAGAGTTATATAAGAAAGCATTGACACCTACTCACCCTAAAGTTGGCATCATGTGGGGAAATATTGGAAGTGGTTGGCAAATGCGTCATGCAGAGGTACATGACTCGCTTCGTAAAGTATCTGCTTTTGGGGGTAATCTTTCGTTAATCAACAAAGCTTGCAACCCACTTATTGATAGTGCTTTTCAGTCTATCCTGAAAGGAGTGAATATTTTGGAAACAAATGCGGTGAATAGCAGGTTTCCATTGGCATATTTTAGTTGGTATGCAGGACTTGTGCAGGGGCGTACAATTCGCCCAAACTTTGCTCATGGTATCAGCTTGTACCAAAAGGCATTAGTACATGTTATGCCTGGAGTTTATTCTACAGATATTTTTGCACCACCCAACCTCGTTAAACTGGCATTACAGGAAAATGTGGATGATCTTATTCTCTCTATTTTATGCAGCAAAGCAGATTATTTAGTAAAGCACTATGCAAAGTCACCACAAACTCGTCGAAAATACTTGGATTTGGCCTGGCAAAGCCTTGAAATGCTTGAAAAATTATTGGAAAAAATCTCTGTAAACACTGTACTTGAAAGGGATCAATTGCTTTTAAGCCAAAACATATCTTCCTACCTTAACATAAGAACTCGTGCTTTTCAGCAATATCAACAGATTTTACCTAAAGACACGCTACAACAAATGGGTGAGCGTGTGCTGAGAGTCATTGAAAAACGTAAAAAAGAAGCACTTTGGAAAAATATCTATAGTAAAGTGCTCAGAAGGAAAGCGCTTCTACCCGTTGAGAATCAAAAAAAAGCAGTGTTTTTACAGCAACAAGCTGTCTTTCAGGCACGCCAAGTAGCTCTATCCACACCAGGCACGTTGGAAAGATTACAGGCAATGGATAGTGTCAGTAAATATCGCACCTTACTTGCTGACCATGAAGAATACCTTAGGCAAAACTATCCCGCATATCGTCGGTTAATTAGCCAAACGACTCATCTATCACTTACTAAAATTCAACAACAGTTGCTCCCTCATCAGGCACTGGTTTCGTATACCTCAAACCTTCATTTAGTATTTGTGACTACTAAAAACACCTTAACCTTCAAAAACCTCACGCCTGGGTTTGAATACATAAGGGAGCACGACAAAGAGCTAAGAAAAAAATTTAATGCATTCAACAACAGCCTCACAAATACCCAAAAAGGACGAGAGCGAATGACGAGAAATTGGGCAAAAACGAGTCATCAACTTTACCAATTGATTTTTAAGCCAGTAGCAAAAATGCTTCCCCAAAATATTACGTCACTCATAATCTTACCCTCACAAAGTCAGTATGAGGCGATTCCTTTTGAAGCGTTATTACAGGCTTATGATACCACTCAAAAAGCACAAGCCAACATCAAGCAATATTCTTTGATCAATCGTTACACCATTGCATACGCACCTTCTTTATCCTATCTTCAGCCTCAACAAAACAAGACATCTCAAAGGCAAAAGAGTGACTTGGTTGCTCAGTTTCTGGCACCCATACACTTTGGCAAGTCACAAAAAGCGGCATCCAATCGAGGGCAGATGCAAAAGATTCGTAAACTACGCCACTTTAGCAAAGTAGCAAGTCTGGATAGCCTGCCTCACACCGAACGAGAAATACAAAAGTGCCAGGAAGTATTAGCGAGAAAATATGGGGCAAAAAGAATAAAAACCTGGAAAGGGGCACGTGCTACCGAAAGCAGATTGAAAACCAGCCTCCACCAACCAACACGAATTGTTCACTTGGCTACCCATGCGGTTTCTTCTACGTTAAGTTTTGAGTTGAGTAAGTTATTCTTGTACCCAGAATCTTCCAAAATAGATTCTTTGGATGGTATTTCCTACTATGGCGATATTGCGGGAATGCGAAAGGCTACTGCTAATCTGGTAGTGTTGAGTGCTTGCGAAACAGGAGTAGGGCTAGATATTGGAGTTGAAGGCATGTTGTCTTTGCATAGGGCATTTCTTCAAATGGGAGTACCCAAAGTGGTTCATACCCAATGGGCAGTTCACGACGAAGCCACCGCCGAACTGATGATCAAGTTTTATGAATACCTGTCCCAAGGCCACAAGGAAGCCGAAGCACTTAGTCTTGCCAAGCGGTATTTGCTACACAATAAAATCAAATCCAAAGGACAAACGTATGCCACCTATCCGCCTTACTACTGGGCTGCTTTTAGGCTTACGCAGCAAGTTTTTGATTGA
- a CDS encoding DUF6531 domain-containing protein, whose translation MKNITLPTFLALFFLLSLQSLVWGQSFEIKNSPTSINYSDGVYIYSQTVPTTGTRWWRAQMENVGSDVKVTLAPSSGMGNRCKIKVVLLRKDVVPSQQIANLSYNCRFSNISFDIPANHLPATGNTINYALVIEPVGYACDNGERCVGADGVNSANSAFNRHIIADFEVTKIPKPPVPTNIQASDGNHCDKVRITWDAASGAEEYLVYRGSVYLGKTTATSYDDYGASTSVATFRVRARNGSGTSNFGSDSGYKASIPSAPASVIASDGTYNNLIKITWSKSFGATRYIVLRNGNLIGDVGENVTEINDYTPQASANTLYGYEVFAVNDCGISSARIDGGYRCSNYSFEVGLQTNTPLIKAHRKNIHATIKNNGTEDFSGTLYLSWHQGNGVFIDDLDRKTITLKPGEEVTLQSDNKPIISNAGDYNVLVKYRDPDAYGACANLTTITNQDVRVKGKVYTTSLPTDVNGDPINMLTGEFLWGHNDFLINTIEGAIPFQRTYKSRADYKSGFGHKWTHSFNIYLEIESDLWTLHESDGNEMYFVPDGSGGSQARPLFSTDTLYVQSFVYYLKKKDGTTYKFNHLGDLLEIKFPSGNAFYFGYGTASNGTNRLENIIFPQGRNLTLVYDVLDRIIQVKDNAGRSTFYQYNSSDYLTQATNVRGGHVRYYYDTNAQLVTIKDARGNTAVFNTYNSDGQVVAQLDAYNKTSTIAYDNPVENATTFTNPLGYKTIYYHDAYYRLTRIENHLGKSRAIAYDGFSYRPKIISDENNDSTQFAYDAKGNITQVINALGSSTSIAYNSANYPVSVTNSLSHSVNITYNSNNKPTQIDFPNNSNIKIGYFGNGLPSFITNQNHQTYSFLYNSYGDMQELDTPTGSYVMQYDNAGKIISVRDRNGKTTLIETDNYDNVTKITDPLNQTIQRVFNENGYLTEQKDKNRNATFFEYDKRNLLTKIIDANANETLFSYDNLGRLTKITDAEGHHITYGYDELNRLIGITNHLGVVVQTFGYDGVGNRTWAKDTRGKGNAFTYNKLRQLLTVTNEFGHTDSLSYNTLGQVTAVKNAKGQTTTFTYDVMGWLATVTDPMNGMVTYTRNNLGNITNINDANGKNTQITYNTQNLPQLITYPGSIPYKRSFVYDKEGFLSSYTDEDGITATITRNDNYQATNVVYSNGKNESFVWDANGWLTSATNSQGTTSFTYDQVGNVTQINDVFGQDIEYTYDKVYNRTSITYPGGSLALPHTVTTIYNELNLSTQTADWLGNYAKRFYNDNYQLDSVYNSNGSSIKITYDDLQRITSYANREANGAIINQHLLIYDKNNRIVKDQSILPEQLTLSPTIEAYTRGDDGRLNQAGSKTYTHNKRGARTATASATTESFTWGETDLLTNYTKDGITTNNYFDAFGNRIKKEKTGNQTRYLLDLNSGLPQVLQEQDNAGNTKANYIYTPNALGWRLDENNKASFYAYSFNGHTLGLTNEAGLLTDKYAYDLFGDHAKHVGSSPQPFTYLGKFGVMEESKGFYHIRARFYDASSGAFISKDSYPASITNTQSLNRYHYGFNDPLTFVDVDGLKAKKIARGKNSLSRKSAKAQSKNNTQKAQDIISHYNLKGSLPDFPDELQGELVYLPVVDGVGAIVIGAKVIAVVGANYAIVGAKAVLRKFGRNTLNAVRNYFRRRSAKILEQAAKGRGNFDLGTSNSDEAIRLGKEWVGKGYTTKVGDKGGTILISKNKLRQFRYPQQKRLGNYQANFERRDIPRKKWTHNGHLEIIFD comes from the coding sequence ATGAAAAATATTACACTACCCACATTTTTAGCTTTATTCTTTTTGCTATCGCTCCAATCTCTGGTTTGGGGGCAAAGCTTTGAAATTAAGAATAGCCCTACAAGTATTAATTACTCAGATGGGGTATACATCTATTCGCAAACTGTGCCCACCACAGGTACTCGTTGGTGGAGGGCACAAATGGAAAATGTTGGCAGCGATGTGAAGGTAACCCTTGCCCCTTCATCTGGCATGGGGAATAGGTGCAAGATTAAGGTTGTTTTGCTCAGAAAGGACGTAGTACCCTCTCAACAAATAGCTAATCTTAGCTACAACTGTAGATTTTCCAACATCTCATTTGATATTCCAGCAAATCATTTACCTGCTACAGGCAATACTATCAATTATGCATTGGTTATTGAGCCAGTAGGTTATGCTTGTGATAATGGTGAACGTTGTGTAGGAGCAGACGGTGTAAACTCTGCAAACAGTGCTTTCAATCGCCATATAATTGCAGATTTCGAGGTTACGAAAATACCTAAGCCCCCTGTTCCCACAAATATTCAAGCAAGTGATGGTAATCATTGTGATAAAGTAAGAATAACCTGGGATGCTGCCAGTGGAGCTGAAGAATACTTGGTTTATCGTGGAAGTGTTTATCTAGGCAAGACTACTGCCACTAGCTATGATGATTACGGGGCTTCAACATCGGTTGCAACATTCAGAGTAAGGGCTCGCAATGGGTCAGGTACCAGTAACTTTGGTAGCGATAGTGGGTATAAAGCAAGTATTCCAAGTGCACCTGCCAGTGTTATAGCATCTGATGGTACCTATAACAACCTCATTAAAATTACTTGGAGTAAATCATTTGGAGCAACTCGATATATTGTATTGCGTAACGGTAATTTGATTGGTGATGTAGGAGAAAATGTAACAGAAATTAATGATTATACTCCACAGGCATCAGCCAATACTTTGTATGGTTATGAAGTGTTTGCTGTGAATGATTGTGGCATATCCAGTGCTCGTATTGATGGTGGCTACCGTTGCTCTAACTATTCCTTTGAAGTTGGCTTGCAAACCAATACCCCCCTGATTAAAGCCCATCGAAAAAACATCCATGCTACCATTAAGAATAATGGTACAGAAGATTTTTCTGGAACTTTATATCTTTCCTGGCATCAGGGAAATGGCGTTTTTATAGATGACTTGGATAGAAAAACCATTACTTTAAAGCCAGGAGAAGAAGTAACGCTACAATCAGACAACAAGCCTATTATTTCCAACGCAGGTGATTACAACGTGTTGGTAAAATATCGAGACCCTGATGCGTATGGAGCATGTGCCAATTTAACAACCATCACCAACCAAGATGTACGGGTGAAAGGTAAAGTATATACTACCAGTTTGCCTACTGATGTTAATGGTGATCCAATCAATATGCTGACCGGGGAGTTTCTTTGGGGACATAACGATTTTTTGATAAATACCATAGAAGGTGCAATCCCTTTTCAACGCACCTATAAATCAAGGGCTGATTATAAGAGCGGATTTGGGCATAAATGGACTCACAGCTTCAATATTTATCTTGAGATTGAAAGTGATCTTTGGACACTGCATGAAAGTGATGGAAACGAAATGTATTTTGTTCCTGATGGTAGTGGAGGTTCACAAGCCAGACCATTATTCAGTACAGATACACTCTATGTTCAAAGTTTTGTCTATTACCTGAAAAAGAAAGATGGAACTACCTATAAGTTTAATCACCTCGGCGATTTATTGGAGATCAAGTTTCCTTCAGGCAATGCCTTTTACTTTGGCTATGGCACAGCAAGTAATGGAACTAATCGGCTTGAAAATATCATCTTTCCACAAGGGCGAAATTTAACCTTGGTGTATGACGTACTTGATAGAATCATTCAGGTAAAAGACAATGCTGGACGAAGCACTTTTTACCAATACAATAGCAGTGATTATTTGACACAAGCTACCAATGTACGTGGAGGTCATGTACGCTACTACTATGATACCAATGCACAATTGGTGACTATCAAGGATGCCAGAGGGAACACCGCAGTATTTAATACATACAATAGTGATGGTCAGGTAGTAGCACAATTAGATGCGTATAATAAAACGTCTACTATCGCTTACGATAACCCTGTGGAGAATGCAACTACTTTTACCAATCCTTTGGGGTACAAAACTATCTACTATCACGATGCTTATTATCGTCTAACGAGGATAGAGAACCACTTGGGTAAAAGTAGAGCAATTGCCTACGATGGCTTCTCGTACCGTCCTAAAATAATCAGTGATGAAAATAACGATAGTACCCAGTTTGCTTATGATGCAAAGGGTAATATCACCCAGGTGATAAATGCTTTGGGCAGCTCTACAAGCATTGCGTATAATAGTGCCAATTATCCCGTCTCCGTCACCAATTCTTTGAGTCACTCGGTAAACATTACTTACAATAGTAACAATAAACCAACCCAAATTGACTTCCCTAACAATAGTAATATTAAGATAGGCTACTTTGGGAATGGCTTACCTTCTTTCATTACCAACCAAAATCATCAAACCTATTCTTTTCTCTACAATAGCTATGGCGACATGCAAGAACTAGACACCCCTACGGGAAGTTATGTGATGCAGTACGATAATGCAGGTAAAATCATTTCTGTGCGGGATAGAAATGGTAAAACTACCCTTATAGAAACAGATAACTATGATAATGTAACTAAAATTACAGACCCTCTCAACCAAACAATTCAGCGGGTATTTAATGAGAATGGTTATTTAACTGAGCAAAAGGATAAGAACAGGAACGCTACTTTTTTTGAATATGATAAAAGAAACTTGTTGACGAAAATTATTGATGCCAATGCTAATGAAACCTTGTTTAGTTATGATAATTTGGGGCGTTTAACAAAAATTACTGATGCAGAGGGCCATCATATTACCTATGGATACGATGAGTTGAACCGCTTAATTGGTATCACTAATCATCTGGGAGTAGTGGTTCAAACCTTTGGTTATGATGGTGTTGGAAACAGGACCTGGGCAAAAGATACACGGGGAAAAGGGAACGCTTTCACGTATAATAAGCTACGGCAGTTACTTACTGTTACCAATGAATTTGGGCATACCGATTCTTTGAGCTATAATACATTAGGACAAGTAACTGCTGTCAAAAATGCGAAAGGGCAAACAACCACTTTTACCTATGATGTAATGGGTTGGCTTGCTACAGTAACTGACCCTATGAACGGTATGGTGACTTATACCAGAAATAACTTGGGAAACATCACCAATATCAATGATGCCAACGGTAAGAATACCCAAATTACTTATAATACCCAGAACCTGCCCCAACTGATAACATATCCAGGAAGTATTCCTTACAAGCGATCATTTGTCTATGATAAAGAAGGTTTTCTTTCTTCTTATACTGATGAAGATGGCATTACAGCTACAATTACCCGAAATGATAATTACCAGGCTACCAATGTTGTTTATTCTAATGGCAAGAATGAGAGCTTTGTCTGGGATGCTAATGGATGGCTCACCAGTGCCACTAATAGTCAAGGCACCACCAGTTTCACCTATGATCAGGTAGGCAATGTCACCCAAATAAATGACGTATTTGGTCAAGACATTGAGTACACCTACGACAAGGTCTATAACCGAACATCAATAACTTATCCTGGCGGATCACTTGCCTTGCCCCATACAGTAACTACCATTTACAATGAACTCAACCTTTCCACCCAAACCGCCGACTGGTTGGGTAATTATGCCAAAAGGTTTTACAATGACAATTACCAGTTAGACTCTGTTTATAACTCCAATGGCTCATCTATAAAAATTACTTATGACGATCTACAACGCATTACAAGTTATGCGAATCGGGAGGCAAACGGAGCTATTATTAACCAACATCTACTAATCTATGACAAGAACAATCGCATTGTCAAAGACCAATCAATCCTTCCTGAACAACTAACATTGAGTCCTACAATAGAGGCTTATACTAGAGGCGATGATGGGAGGCTCAATCAGGCAGGAAGCAAAACATACACACACAATAAACGGGGAGCAAGAACTGCTACTGCTAGTGCAACCACCGAAAGTTTCACTTGGGGAGAAACAGATTTGCTTACCAACTACACGAAGGATGGCATAACAACCAACAATTATTTTGATGCCTTTGGCAACAGGATAAAAAAAGAGAAAACAGGTAATCAAACCCGTTATTTGCTTGACTTGAACAGTGGTTTGCCGCAAGTACTGCAAGAACAAGACAATGCTGGAAATACCAAAGCCAATTACATCTACACCCCAAACGCTCTGGGTTGGAGACTGGACGAAAACAACAAGGCATCTTTTTATGCTTACTCGTTCAATGGACACACCTTGGGGTTGACAAATGAGGCAGGATTACTAACAGATAAATATGCCTATGATCTGTTTGGAGACCATGCAAAACACGTAGGTTCAAGCCCTCAACCTTTTACCTATTTGGGTAAGTTTGGGGTGATGGAAGAATCTAAAGGGTTCTATCATATCCGTGCTCGATTCTATGATGCCAGCAGTGGGGCATTCATTAGCAAAGATTCTTATCCTGCCAGTATTACCAATACCCAGTCGCTGAATCGCTATCATTATGGATTTAATGATCCTTTGACTTTTGTGGATGTGGATGGGTTAAAAGCGAAAAAGATAGCAAGAGGCAAAAATAGCTTATCACGAAAATCTGCCAAAGCCCAAAGCAAAAATAACACCCAAAAAGCGCAGGATATTATATCCCACTATAATCTGAAAGGTTCATTACCTGACTTTCCAGATGAATTACAAGGAGAGCTGGTTTATTTACCAGTGGTTGATGGTGTTGGAGCAATAGTGATAGGAGCCAAGGTCATTGCAGTTGTAGGAGCTAATTATGCGATAGTTGGAGCAAAAGCAGTATTAAGGAAATTTGGAAGAAATACACTTAATGCGGTTAGGAATTATTTTAGAAGAAGGAGTGCAAAGATCTTAGAGCAGGCGGCAAAAGGGAGGGGTAATTTTGATCTAGGAACAAGTAATTCTGATGAAGCTATTAGATTGGGAAAGGAATGGGTAGGAAAAGGTTACACTACAAAAGTTGGTGATAAGGGTGGAACAATTTTAATAAGTAAGAATAAGTTAAGGCAATTTAGATATCCTCAACAAAAACGTTTAGGTAATTATCAAGCAAACTTTGAACGGAGAGATATTCCCCGTAAGAAATGGACCCACAATGGTCATTTAGAAATAATATTTGATTAA
- a CDS encoding Imm8 family immunity protein encodes MKAKIIDYHSPDIDLTTYKPSIENEFCFALQVFVGEQGSDTGFESFCMTVCTPRWLEKTQNTGDIIFGEHYLIVFEYNLDKIINTITEYIDSIEEDSWDEIGKKIDRIGLWEFRDYVEHK; translated from the coding sequence ATGAAGGCTAAAATTATAGATTATCATAGTCCCGATATAGATTTAACAACTTATAAACCAAGTATTGAGAATGAGTTTTGTTTTGCGTTACAAGTTTTTGTCGGTGAACAGGGTTCTGATACTGGTTTTGAAAGTTTTTGCATGACAGTATGTACACCTCGTTGGCTTGAAAAAACACAAAATACTGGCGATATTATATTTGGAGAACACTACTTAATAGTATTTGAGTATAATTTAGACAAAATAATAAACACAATAACCGAATACATAGACAGCATTGAAGAAGATAGTTGGGATGAAATAGGTAAAAAAATAGATAGAATTGGCCTTTGGGAATTTAGAGATTATGTAGAACACAAGTAA
- a CDS encoding T9SS type A sorting domain-containing protein produces the protein MKIKLKVIIILLAILCNTVFAQDVTRDANNRITAEKYANHTIIYEYGSNGERTKRIISENTVNPLPVNLLEFTAEKSKVNLRQALLRWTTISEQNSKHFEVEHSTDVTHFTLLGKRKAAQNSDQKVLYEYLHAAPVAGTNYYRLKLVDLDGSSTYSPTRAVLFDYVNNVTIFLYPNPANTSTKLRIEGIGASDQLSLAIHSLGGEKIEARALKALPPFEYHINITKLAVGIYIVEVLVNGKRYPIRLVISR, from the coding sequence ATGAAAATAAAACTTAAAGTAATCATAATTCTATTAGCAATTTTATGCAACACCGTTTTTGCACAAGATGTAACGCGAGATGCCAACAACCGTATCACAGCAGAGAAATATGCCAATCATACCATCATCTATGAGTATGGTAGCAATGGAGAACGTACCAAACGCATCATTTCAGAAAATACGGTTAATCCGTTGCCTGTAAACTTATTAGAGTTTACTGCTGAAAAAAGCAAAGTAAACCTTAGACAAGCCTTACTTCGTTGGACAACCATTAGTGAGCAAAACAGCAAACACTTTGAGGTAGAGCATTCTACAGATGTTACCCATTTTACACTACTGGGCAAAAGGAAAGCAGCCCAAAACTCTGATCAAAAGGTGTTGTATGAATACCTGCATGCTGCTCCTGTGGCAGGTACCAATTACTACCGCTTGAAACTGGTAGATTTGGATGGAAGTAGTACCTATTCACCCACCAGGGCAGTCCTGTTTGATTATGTAAATAATGTAACCATTTTCCTGTACCCTAACCCTGCCAATACTTCTACCAAATTGAGGATAGAGGGAATAGGTGCCAGTGACCAACTTTCACTCGCTATACACTCGCTGGGAGGTGAAAAAATAGAGGCAAGAGCGTTAAAAGCCTTGCCTCCTTTTGAATATCACATAAACATTACCAAGCTGGCAGTGGGGATATATATAGTAGAGGTTTTAGTGAATGGTAAACGCTACCCCATACGTTTGGTAATTTCACGCTAA